A genomic window from Synergistales bacterium includes:
- the tuf gene encoding elongation factor Tu (EF-Tu; promotes GTP-dependent binding of aminoacyl-tRNA to the A-site of ribosomes during protein biosynthesis; when the tRNA anticodon matches the mRNA codon, GTP hydrolysis results; the inactive EF-Tu-GDP leaves the ribosome and release of GDP is promoted by elongation factor Ts; many prokaryotes have two copies of the gene encoding EF-Tu), which yields MAKEKFERSKPHLNIGTIGHIDHGKTTLTAAITKTLHRNGY from the coding sequence ATGGCCAAGGAGAAGTTTGAGCGTTCGAAGCCGCATTTGAACATCGGAACCATCGGCCACATCGACCACGGGAAGACGACGCTGACGGCGGCGATCACCAAGACGCTCCACCGTAACGGGTACTG